The following proteins come from a genomic window of Diorhabda sublineata isolate icDioSubl1.1 chromosome 7, icDioSubl1.1, whole genome shotgun sequence:
- the LOC130446427 gene encoding NADH dehydrogenase (ubiquinone) complex I, assembly factor 6 — MSVIFTPKLLKISNGTFCLYNSVRLASKLTSAYCLDSVKKYDYENFVCTLLLNNSARSSAFAIRSFNIEIAQIAEHVSQESIGLMRLKFWEETLDKCLSKDYKQVPKHPVAQELFRANSRQKLTKRYLNNLIKCRKNNLSTPHFRNLDDMEKYAEQSVSSVFYLVLECCGIKNMDADHAASHLGKAQGIIQHLRSVPHSRRLNFLPIPQDILTKNKVIHEDVIRGRKSVELTECTFEIASRAHQHLVKAKSLMKKVPKEGRKVMLPAVPVSIYLNRLQKVNHDVFHPSLQHRSWKLLPQLWFCNFRNKY; from the exons ATGTCGGTAATATTTACaccaaaactattaaaaatatcaaatggaacattttgtTTGTATAATAGTGTTAGATTAGCCAGTAAATTGACGTCAGCGTACTGTTTAGATTCCGTCAA GAAATATGACTACGAAAATTTCGTGTGTACGTTATTGCTTAATAATAGTGCAAGATCTTCCGCTTTCGCGATTAGaagttttaatattgaaatagcCCAAATAGCCGAACATGTATCACAAGAAAGTATAGGATTAATGAGGCTGAAATTTTGGGAGGAAACCCTCGATAAATGTCTGTCCAAAGATTATAAACAAGTACCTAAACATCCTGTAGCGCAAGAACTATTTAGG GCGAATAGTAGGCAAAAACTAACGAAACGTTActtgaataatttgattaagtgtagaaaaaataatttaagtacGCCGCATTTTAGAAATTTAGACGATATGGAAAAATATGCAGAACAATCTGTATCTAGTGTATTTTATCTAGTTTTGGAATGTTGCGGGATCAAAAACATGGATGCGGATCATGCTGCTTCACATTTAGGAAAAGCCCAAGGCATTATACAACATTTAAG AAGCGTGCCCCATAGTCGCcgtttaaattttttaccaatACCCCAAGATATACTCACTAAAAACAAGGTGATTCATGAAGACGTGATAAGGGGTAGAAAAAGCGTGGAATTAACCGAATGTACATTCGAAATAGCCAGTAGGGCGCATCAACATTTGGTAAAAGCCAAAAGTCTCATGAAAAAAGTACCTAAAGAAGGAAGAAAAGTGATGCTTCCAGCAGTACCGGTTTCTATTTATCTAAATAGGTTGCAAAAAGTAAATCACGACGTATTTCATCCATCACTGCAACATAGATCTTGGAAACTATTACCGCAGCTTTGGTTTTGCAATTTTAGGAATAAATATTGa
- the LOC130446426 gene encoding angio-associated migratory cell protein, with protein MDDFDLPEEFQEVEVIYSDGEDDEDSIEHMLDEITIDDEIETEIIDLSASTFKKHSNAVFSSDLSKDDKIAVTGGEDDVGYVWDVETCEVIFECSGHKDSVIEVCFNFDNNFVATADMSGLVQVWSVSEKKLTWCNEGDDIEWLTWHPAANVLFCGCHFGDIYVWQIPRGNCKVLAAKTRFSTTCGQVLPNGKQLLAGYDDGHIRLWDIKQCSVQWSNDQSKTVTNLDINSEGTLVIISPDSRLIKLSDGKTISVLLPDGESEIETAIFNSNLGILATGSISGQLCVWEIGRQTLRHQARIECAVTVMKWGPDGKIFIGATDGAVYMCDAKTGTLLETLTGHKSDILSITVFKLTNKILTTSEDGTAKIFAFKV; from the coding sequence atGGATGATTTTGATTTACCAGAAGAGTTCCAAGAAGTAGAAGTCATTTATTCGGACGGGGAAGACGATGAAGATTCTATTGAACACATGTTAGATGAAATCACTATAGACGATGAAATAGAAACTGAGATAATAGATTTATCTGCATCAACTTTTAAAAAGCATTCAAATGCTGTTTTTAGTTCAGATTTATCTAAAGACGATAAAATAGCGGTAACGGGAGGTGAAGATGATGTAGGTTATGTTTGGGATGTGGAAACCTGCGAAGTTATATTCGAATGTTCTGGTCATAAAGATTCCGTAATCGAAGtgtgttttaattttgataataatttcgtGGCAACCGCTGATATGTCTGGTTTGGTGCAAGTTTGGAGCGTTAGTGAAAAAAAACTTACGTGGTGTAATGAAGGGGACGATATAGAATGGTTAACGTGGCATCCGGCAGCGAATGTTTTATTCTGCGGTTGTCATTTTGGTGATATATACGTATGGCAAATACCTCGGGGGAATTGTAAAGTGTTGGCTGCTAAAACTCGTTTTTCCACTACTTGCGGGCAAGTTTTACCCAACGGAAAGCAACTTTTAGCAGGTTATGATGATGGTCATATCAGGTTATGGGATATTAAACAATGTAGCGTCCAATGGAGTAATGATCAGTCAAAAACTGTGACAAATTTAGATATCAATAGTGAAGGAACTTTAGTTATCATTTCTCCGGATTCAAGATTGATTAAATTATCGGATGGTAAAACAATATCTGTTTTGTTACCTGACGGAGAATCCGAGATAGAAACCGCGATATTCAATTCTAATTTAGGGATACTCGCTACTGGGTCGATATCGGGACAGTTGTGTGTTTGGGAGATTGGAAGACAAACTTTGAGACATCAAGCTAGGATAGAATGTGCTGTAACGGTGATGAAATGGGGACCTGATGGTAAAATATTCATTGGGGCCACGGACGGAGCCGTTTATATGTGCGATGCCAAAACGGGAACTTTATTGGAAACTTTGACTGGACATAAATCAGATATTCTCAGTATAACTGTTTTCAAACTAACCAACAAGATTTTGACCACGTCAGAAGACGGTACTGcaaaaatttttgcatttaaagtttga
- the LOC130446425 gene encoding CBP80/20-dependent translation initiation factor, with amino-acid sequence MSQESQLKKSQRTDFSNPMTPLVLRERSFVRPNKDAQKRRSQTMLAMKGKPTMEIYRPPNVRTDVPLTGKLNVHAKEFTMNHELQASKSSGNLNLAMTYEPMPLQHSKSSGNILRHINHPGLIPIIPGVALPLLHSASSTHILNMHRPNYQYHPELMAHHPVFTGLNQIYHPAWTGNVQTRQTSPKPSSLKRSKSLGSTDSRTLATKLKDIAKEDVDLTMFPPEDQPQLKTALEDPSQVPTRTLMDLVKIILEKVVEGMKYSESIAKLCLTIIENEKNQTFLESLLNTCQQWYQEREKILRGIKAGDGTRFTAFMWFLTEMCGQLKRHHLKDQFETLQPELVLLSILAKCCQACVELPIKCLSETECLFFVLTSIGRDLESELPQQLDQLLASVRDGFLASAGSVAVRRTLLQLIELHASNWQLPGSSVLYYYPRIK; translated from the coding sequence ATGTCTCAGGAatctcaattaaaaaaaagtcaaaggACGGATTTCTCCAATCCGATGACGCCGTTGGTATTGAGAGAAAGAAGTTTCGTGCGACCGAATAAAGACGCTCAAAAACGTCGTAGTCAAACTATGTTAGCCATGAAAGGAAAACCGACTATGGAAATATACCGACCCCCCAATGTACGAACCGACGTCCCCCTGACAGGTAAATTAAACGTACACGCTAAAGAATTCACGATGAATCATGAACTACAAGCCTCAAAATCGAGTGGTAACCTCAATTTAGCCATGACGTACGAACCGATGCCTTTACAACATTCAAAATCGAGCGGGAATATACTACGACATATCAACCACCCCGGTTTAATTCCAATTATACCAGGAGTGGCTTTACCTTTACTACATTCAGCTTCTTCGACTCACATATTAAACATGCACAGACCTAATTACCAGTATCATCCCGAATTGATGGCTCACCATCCGGTTTTTACCGGTTTGAATCAGATCTACCATCCCGCTTGGACGGGGAACGTCCAAACGAGACAAACCAGCCCGAAACCTTCTTCACTAAAACGTTCTAAAAGTTTGGGATCCACTGATTCGAGAACTTTAGCTACTAAACTGAAAGACATTGCTAAAGAAGACGTAGATCTAACGATGTTCCCACCGGAAGACCAACCGCAACTAAAAACGGCTTTAGAAGATCCATCGCAAGTACCAACGAGAACCTTAATGGATTTAGTGAAAATAATACTAGAAAAAGTTGTTGAAGGTATGAAATACAGTGAATCAATAGCAAAACTTTGTTTGACGATCATAGAAAACGAGAAAAATCAAACTTTCCTCGAATCGTTGTTGAATACGTGTCAACAATGGTACCAAGAAAGAGAGAAGATTCTACGAGGGATAAAAGCCGGTGACGGTACGAGGTTCACGGCGTTTATGTGGTTTCTAACTGAAATGTGCGGACAATTGAAAAGGCATCATTTAAAAGATCAGTTCGAAACTTTGCAACCGGAATTAGTGCTGCTTTCGATACTAGCGAAATGTTGTCAGGCGTGCGTGGAACTACCTATCAAGTGCCTTTCCGAAACGGAATGTTTGTTTTTCGTGTTAACGTCCATCGGGAGGGATCTCGAAAGTGAATTACCCCAACAATTAGATCAACTTTTGGCGAGCGTTAGAGATGGGTTTTTGGCTAGTGCCGGTTCTGTTGCCGTGAGACGTACGTTGTTGCAACTTATCGAACTACACGCCTCCAATTGGCAGTTACCGGGATCTTCCGTTTTATATTATTACCCGAgaattaaatga